A stretch of Mastomys coucha isolate ucsf_1 unplaced genomic scaffold, UCSF_Mcou_1 pScaffold3, whole genome shotgun sequence DNA encodes these proteins:
- the Zbtb22 gene encoding zinc finger and BTB domain-containing protein 22 isoform X3 has translation MEPSPLSPSGTTLPLPLSLAPPPLPLPAAAVVHVSFPEVTSALLESLNQQRLQGQLCDVSIRVQGREFRAHRAVLAASSPYFHDQVLLKGMTSISLPSVMDPGAFETVLASAYTGRLSMAAADIVNFLTVGSVLQMWHIVDKCTELLREGRSSATTATVTTAAAPSVSVPGASVPSGSGGTVAPATVGSVRSHTSSRASENQSPSSSNYFSPRESTDFSSSSQDAFVASAAGSGNRRDGGPVFPAPVVGSAGTTSGKLLLEADELCDDGGDGRGAVAPGAGLRRPNCMPASAVPQKHWVYVKRARDCPAPALVHQDPDLEDEEEEEDLVLTCEDDEDEELGGGSGVPAGGEPEATLSISDAPGQPPGSTAEHGAVTLGGTSAVGMGIPSGSGGAPGGTGNSDGNKIFLCHCGKAFSHKSMRDRHVNMHLNLRPFDCPVCNKKFKMKHHLTEHMKTHTGLKPYECSVCAKKFMWRDSFMRHRGHCERRHRMGVGGAGSVPGPGPGAPSGPPLQPKRESSAVGGGSGDEANSATPPAHRRVWSPPSVHKVEMDFSGGGGAAH, from the exons ATGGAGCCATCTCCTCTGTCACCCAGTGGGACCACACTCCCACTGCCTCTGTCACTGGCTCCCCCGCCGCTGCCTCTGCCGGCGGCCGCAGTGGTCCACGTGTCCTTCCCCGAGGTGACCAGTGCCCTGCTGGAGTCCCTCAACCAGCAGAGGCTCCAGGGTCAGCTCTGCGATGTGTCCATCCGTGTGCAGGGACGGGAGTTCCGCGCCCACAGGGCCGTCCTGGCTGCCTCCTCTCCGTACTTCCACGACCAGGTCCTCCTCAAAGGCATGACTTCCATCTCCCTGCCAAGTGTCATGGACCCAGGTGCTTTCGAGACGGTCCTGGCCTCCGCCTACACGGGCCGCCTCAGCATGGCCGCTGCAGACATTGTCAACTTTCTCACCGTGGGCTCGGTCCTCCAGATGTGGCACATTGTGGATAAGTGCACCGAACTCCTGCGGGAGGGTCGATCCTCAGCCACTACGGCCACTGTCACTACTGCCGCagccccctctgtctctgtccctggtGCCAGTGTCCCATCAGGGAGTGGGGGCACCGTTGCCCCTGCCACCGTGGGCTCCGTCCGGTCCCATACCTCCAGCCGGGCCAGTGAGAATCAGTCTCCCAGCAGTAGCAACTACTTCAGCCCCCGAGAGTCGACtgatttctcctcttcctcccaggaTGCGTTTGTGGCCTCGGCAGCGGGTAGTGGGAACCGTCGAGACGGTGGCCCCGTGTTCCCAGCCCCTGTGGTCGGCAGTGCGGGTACCACCTCCGGGAAGCTGCTGCTGGAGGCCGATGAGCTTTGCGATGAtggtggggatgggaggggggCGGTGGCCCCCGGGGCCGGGCTCCGGAGGCCCAACTGCATGCCTGCCAGTGCAGTGCCACAGAAACACTGGGTGTATGTGAAGCGGGCCAGAGATTGCCCTGCTCCGGCCCTGGTCCACCAAGACCCGGATCtcgaggatgaggaagaggaggaagatctGGTGTTGACCTGTGAGGATGAcgaggatgaggaactggggggcGGCTCTGGGGTTCCTGCAGGGGGAGAGCCGGAGGCTACCCTCAGTATCAGTGAC gCTCCAGGCCAGCCACCAGGGAGCACCGCTGAGCACGGGGCAGTGACTCTGGGGGGCACCTCTGCGGTGGGGATGGGCATACCGAGTGGCTCCGGCGGGGCCCCTGGAGGGACAGGCAACAGCGACGGGAATAAGATCTTTCTGTGCCACTGTGGGAAGGCTTTCTCACATAAGAGCATGCGGGACCGGCACGTGAATATGCATCTCAACCTGCGACCCTTTGACTGCCCCGTGTGCAACAAAAAGTTCAAGATGAAGCACCATCTGACGGAGCACATGAAGACACACACGGGCCTCAAGCCATACGAATGCAGCGTCTGCGCCAAGAAGTTCATGTGGCGGGACAGTTTCATGCGTCACCGGGGACACTGTGAGCGCCGGCACCGGATGGGCGTGGGCGGGGCCGGATCCGTACCTGGACCTGGACCCGGGGCACCTTCTGGACCACCACTGCAACCCAAGAGGGAGTCTTCCGCAGTGGGTGGGGGCAGCGGCGATGAGGCAAATTCGGCCACGCCCCCGGCCCATAGGCGTGTCTGGTCTCCACCCAGCGTGCACAAAGTGGAGATGGATTTCAGTGGGGGTGGAGGAGCGGCACACTGA
- the Zbtb22 gene encoding zinc finger and BTB domain-containing protein 22 isoform X1 yields the protein MEPSPLSPSGTTLPLPLSLAPPPLPLPAAAVVHVSFPEVTSALLESLNQQRLQGQLCDVSIRVQGREFRAHRAVLAASSPYFHDQVLLKGMTSISLPSVMDPGAFETVLASAYTGRLSMAAADIVNFLTVGSVLQMWHIVDKCTELLREGRSSATTATVTTAAAPSVSVPGASVPSGSGGTVAPATVGSVRSHTSSRASENQSPSSSNYFSPRESTDFSSSSQDAFVASAAGSGNRRDGGPVFPAPVVGSAGTTSGKLLLEADELCDDGGDGRGAVAPGAGLRRPNCMPASAVPQKHWVYVKRARDCPAPALVHQDPDLEDEEEEEDLVLTCEDDEDEELGGGSGVPAGGEPEATLSISDVRTLTEPADKGEEQVNFCESSNDFGPYEGGGAGAGLDDPGGPTPSSYALTHPPRPLLPLDVPGNQILVFPSSSSQAPGQPPGSTAEHGAVTLGGTSAVGMGIPSGSGGAPGGTGNSDGNKIFLCHCGKAFSHKSMRDRHVNMHLNLRPFDCPVCNKKFKMKHHLTEHMKTHTGLKPYECSVCAKKFMWRDSFMRHRGHCERRHRMGVGGAGSVPGPGPGAPSGPPLQPKRESSAVGGGSGDEANSATPPAHRRVWSPPSVHKVEMDFSGGGGAAH from the coding sequence ATGGAGCCATCTCCTCTGTCACCCAGTGGGACCACACTCCCACTGCCTCTGTCACTGGCTCCCCCGCCGCTGCCTCTGCCGGCGGCCGCAGTGGTCCACGTGTCCTTCCCCGAGGTGACCAGTGCCCTGCTGGAGTCCCTCAACCAGCAGAGGCTCCAGGGTCAGCTCTGCGATGTGTCCATCCGTGTGCAGGGACGGGAGTTCCGCGCCCACAGGGCCGTCCTGGCTGCCTCCTCTCCGTACTTCCACGACCAGGTCCTCCTCAAAGGCATGACTTCCATCTCCCTGCCAAGTGTCATGGACCCAGGTGCTTTCGAGACGGTCCTGGCCTCCGCCTACACGGGCCGCCTCAGCATGGCCGCTGCAGACATTGTCAACTTTCTCACCGTGGGCTCGGTCCTCCAGATGTGGCACATTGTGGATAAGTGCACCGAACTCCTGCGGGAGGGTCGATCCTCAGCCACTACGGCCACTGTCACTACTGCCGCagccccctctgtctctgtccctggtGCCAGTGTCCCATCAGGGAGTGGGGGCACCGTTGCCCCTGCCACCGTGGGCTCCGTCCGGTCCCATACCTCCAGCCGGGCCAGTGAGAATCAGTCTCCCAGCAGTAGCAACTACTTCAGCCCCCGAGAGTCGACtgatttctcctcttcctcccaggaTGCGTTTGTGGCCTCGGCAGCGGGTAGTGGGAACCGTCGAGACGGTGGCCCCGTGTTCCCAGCCCCTGTGGTCGGCAGTGCGGGTACCACCTCCGGGAAGCTGCTGCTGGAGGCCGATGAGCTTTGCGATGAtggtggggatgggaggggggCGGTGGCCCCCGGGGCCGGGCTCCGGAGGCCCAACTGCATGCCTGCCAGTGCAGTGCCACAGAAACACTGGGTGTATGTGAAGCGGGCCAGAGATTGCCCTGCTCCGGCCCTGGTCCACCAAGACCCGGATCtcgaggatgaggaagaggaggaagatctGGTGTTGACCTGTGAGGATGAcgaggatgaggaactggggggcGGCTCTGGGGTTCCTGCAGGGGGAGAGCCGGAGGCTACCCTCAGTATCAGTGACGTAAGGACCTTGACGGAGCCCGCAGACAAGGGGGAGGAACAGGTCAACTTCTGTGAATCCTCCAATGACTTCGGCCCCTATGAGGGTGGGGGCGCTGGGGCAGGGCTTGATGACCCTGGAGGACCCACCCCTTCCTCCTATGCCCTCACCCACCCTCCGCGACCCCTCCTTCCTTTGGATGTGCCTGGCAACCAGATTTTggttttcccctcctcctcttctcaggCTCCAGGCCAGCCACCAGGGAGCACCGCTGAGCACGGGGCAGTGACTCTGGGGGGCACCTCTGCGGTGGGGATGGGCATACCGAGTGGCTCCGGCGGGGCCCCTGGAGGGACAGGCAACAGCGACGGGAATAAGATCTTTCTGTGCCACTGTGGGAAGGCTTTCTCACATAAGAGCATGCGGGACCGGCACGTGAATATGCATCTCAACCTGCGACCCTTTGACTGCCCCGTGTGCAACAAAAAGTTCAAGATGAAGCACCATCTGACGGAGCACATGAAGACACACACGGGCCTCAAGCCATACGAATGCAGCGTCTGCGCCAAGAAGTTCATGTGGCGGGACAGTTTCATGCGTCACCGGGGACACTGTGAGCGCCGGCACCGGATGGGCGTGGGCGGGGCCGGATCCGTACCTGGACCTGGACCCGGGGCACCTTCTGGACCACCACTGCAACCCAAGAGGGAGTCTTCCGCAGTGGGTGGGGGCAGCGGCGATGAGGCAAATTCGGCCACGCCCCCGGCCCATAGGCGTGTCTGGTCTCCACCCAGCGTGCACAAAGTGGAGATGGATTTCAGTGGGGGTGGAGGAGCGGCACACTGA
- the Zbtb22 gene encoding zinc finger and BTB domain-containing protein 22 isoform X2 — protein sequence MEPSPLSPSGTTLPLPLSLAPPPLPLPAAAVVHVSFPEVTSALLESLNQQRLQGQLCDVSIRVQGREFRAHRAVLAASSPYFHDQVLLKGMTSISLPSVMDPGAFETVLASAYTGRLSMAAADIVNFLTVGSVLQMWHIVDKCTELLREGRSSATTATVTTAAAPSVSVPGASVPSGSGGTVAPATVGSVRSHTSSRASENQSPSSSNYFSPRESTDFSSSSQDAFVASAAGSGNRRDGGPVFPAPVVGSAGTTSGKLLLEADELCDDGGDGRGAVAPGAGLRRPNCMPASAVPQKHWVYVKRARDCPAPALVHQDPDLEDEEEEEDLVLTCEDDEDEELGGGSGVPAGGEPEATLSISDVRTLTEPADKGEEQAPGQPPGSTAEHGAVTLGGTSAVGMGIPSGSGGAPGGTGNSDGNKIFLCHCGKAFSHKSMRDRHVNMHLNLRPFDCPVCNKKFKMKHHLTEHMKTHTGLKPYECSVCAKKFMWRDSFMRHRGHCERRHRMGVGGAGSVPGPGPGAPSGPPLQPKRESSAVGGGSGDEANSATPPAHRRVWSPPSVHKVEMDFSGGGGAAH from the exons ATGGAGCCATCTCCTCTGTCACCCAGTGGGACCACACTCCCACTGCCTCTGTCACTGGCTCCCCCGCCGCTGCCTCTGCCGGCGGCCGCAGTGGTCCACGTGTCCTTCCCCGAGGTGACCAGTGCCCTGCTGGAGTCCCTCAACCAGCAGAGGCTCCAGGGTCAGCTCTGCGATGTGTCCATCCGTGTGCAGGGACGGGAGTTCCGCGCCCACAGGGCCGTCCTGGCTGCCTCCTCTCCGTACTTCCACGACCAGGTCCTCCTCAAAGGCATGACTTCCATCTCCCTGCCAAGTGTCATGGACCCAGGTGCTTTCGAGACGGTCCTGGCCTCCGCCTACACGGGCCGCCTCAGCATGGCCGCTGCAGACATTGTCAACTTTCTCACCGTGGGCTCGGTCCTCCAGATGTGGCACATTGTGGATAAGTGCACCGAACTCCTGCGGGAGGGTCGATCCTCAGCCACTACGGCCACTGTCACTACTGCCGCagccccctctgtctctgtccctggtGCCAGTGTCCCATCAGGGAGTGGGGGCACCGTTGCCCCTGCCACCGTGGGCTCCGTCCGGTCCCATACCTCCAGCCGGGCCAGTGAGAATCAGTCTCCCAGCAGTAGCAACTACTTCAGCCCCCGAGAGTCGACtgatttctcctcttcctcccaggaTGCGTTTGTGGCCTCGGCAGCGGGTAGTGGGAACCGTCGAGACGGTGGCCCCGTGTTCCCAGCCCCTGTGGTCGGCAGTGCGGGTACCACCTCCGGGAAGCTGCTGCTGGAGGCCGATGAGCTTTGCGATGAtggtggggatgggaggggggCGGTGGCCCCCGGGGCCGGGCTCCGGAGGCCCAACTGCATGCCTGCCAGTGCAGTGCCACAGAAACACTGGGTGTATGTGAAGCGGGCCAGAGATTGCCCTGCTCCGGCCCTGGTCCACCAAGACCCGGATCtcgaggatgaggaagaggaggaagatctGGTGTTGACCTGTGAGGATGAcgaggatgaggaactggggggcGGCTCTGGGGTTCCTGCAGGGGGAGAGCCGGAGGCTACCCTCAGTATCAGTGACGTAAGGACCTTGACGGAGCCCGCAGACAAGGGGGAGGAACAG gCTCCAGGCCAGCCACCAGGGAGCACCGCTGAGCACGGGGCAGTGACTCTGGGGGGCACCTCTGCGGTGGGGATGGGCATACCGAGTGGCTCCGGCGGGGCCCCTGGAGGGACAGGCAACAGCGACGGGAATAAGATCTTTCTGTGCCACTGTGGGAAGGCTTTCTCACATAAGAGCATGCGGGACCGGCACGTGAATATGCATCTCAACCTGCGACCCTTTGACTGCCCCGTGTGCAACAAAAAGTTCAAGATGAAGCACCATCTGACGGAGCACATGAAGACACACACGGGCCTCAAGCCATACGAATGCAGCGTCTGCGCCAAGAAGTTCATGTGGCGGGACAGTTTCATGCGTCACCGGGGACACTGTGAGCGCCGGCACCGGATGGGCGTGGGCGGGGCCGGATCCGTACCTGGACCTGGACCCGGGGCACCTTCTGGACCACCACTGCAACCCAAGAGGGAGTCTTCCGCAGTGGGTGGGGGCAGCGGCGATGAGGCAAATTCGGCCACGCCCCCGGCCCATAGGCGTGTCTGGTCTCCACCCAGCGTGCACAAAGTGGAGATGGATTTCAGTGGGGGTGGAGGAGCGGCACACTGA
- the Daxx gene encoding death domain-associated protein 6 has product MATDDSIIVLDDDDEDEAAIQPGPSNLPFNPVSPGPEASGPPEPQVDGGSSNSGSRKCYKLENEKLFEEFLELCKTHTSDHPEVVPFLHKLQQRAQSVFLASTEFFNILSRVMSRSQKRPAKLYVYINELCTVLKAHSTKKKLNLAPAASTASESSGGNPPTDSPSDLTNTETTASEASRTRGSRRQIQRLEQLLALYVAEIRRLQEKELDLSELDDPDSSYLQEARLKRKLIRLFGRLCELKDCSSLTGRVIEQRIPYRGTRYPEVNRRIERLINKPGPDTFPDYGDVLRAVEKAATRHSLGLSRQQLQLLAQDAFRDVGVRLQERRHLDLIYNFGCHLTDDYRPGVDPALSDPTLARRLRENRTLAMNRLDDIISKYAMMQDKTQECERQRRRARLLGTASRSSEPPKASSDSGEGPSGMASQECPTTSKAETDDDDDEDDEESDDDEEEEEEEEEDDEDEEEEEEEEEEATEDEDEDLEQLEEDQGGDEEKEGGDNEGDKSPTTPSTIFPRRNSEPEEGLGSPEEQQKRGQTEMLASPPGVPLDPPSTDAESSGEQLQERLLGDESPVSQLVELEIEALPEPTTPSPEERHISSSRKKSEDSFHTILENGAAVVTSTSFNGRVSSRPCRDASPPSKRFRKEKKQLGSGLLENSYIKKQMAQQGSGWKTSVLPTSSPSLASVAPVADSSTRVDSPSHDLVTSSLCSSSPSLLLPTPQSQPLRPCIYKTSVGTQCDPEEIIVLSDSD; this is encoded by the exons ATGGCCACCGATGACAGCATCATTGTGCTTGACGATGACGATGAGGATGAGGCAGCTATCCAGCCAGGGCCCTCCAACCTCCCTTTCAATCCTGTTTCACCAGGACCAGAAGCCTCTGGTCCCCCCGAGCCCCAGGTGGATGGAGGGAGCAGTAACTCAGGTAGCAGGAAGTGCTACAAGTTGGAAAATGAGAAGCTGTTTGAAGAG TTCCTTGAACTGTGTAAGACGCACACGTCAGACCACCCCGAGGTGGTTCCATTCCTCCACAAACTGCAGCAACGTGCCCAGTCTGTGTTCCTGGCTTCCACAGAGTTCTTCAACATCCTTTCCAGGGTTATGTCTCGGTCTCAGAAGCGGCCGGCCAAGCTCTATGTCTACATTAATGAGCTCTGCACCGTTCTTAAAGCTCATTCAACCAAGAAGAAGTTGAACTTAGCTCCTGCAGCCTCAACGGCCAGTGAATCGTCAGGTGGTAACCCTCCTACAGATTCCCCCTCTGACCTTACAAACACTGAAACCACTGCCTCTGAGGCCTCAAGGACTCGTGGTTCCCGGAGGCAGATCCAGCGCCTGGAGCAACTGCTGGCACTGTATGTAGCAGAGATCAGGCGGCTGCAGGAGAAGGAGTTGGATCTGTCAGAGCTGGATGACCCAGACTCCTCATATTTGCAGGAGGCCCGATTGAAGAGGAAACTAATCCGCCTCTTTGGGCGGTTGTGTGAATTGAAGGACTGCTCTTCTCTGACTGGGCGGGTCATAGAGCAGCGAATTCCATACCGAGGCACCCGCTACCCAGAGGTCAACAGGCGCATTGAGCGGCTCATCAACAAGCCGGGGCCGGACACCTTCCCTGACTATGGAGACGTGCTGAGAGCAGTGGAGAAGGCAGCGACCCGGCACAGTCTGGGCCTTTCCAGACAGCAGCTTCAGCTCTTGGCTCAGGACGCCTTCCGGGACGTGGGTGTCAGGTTACAGGAGCGCCGCCACCTGGATCTCATCTACAACTTTGGTTGCCACCTCACAGATGACTATAGGCCAG GCGTTGACCCCGCACTGTCTGACCCCACGCTGGCTCGCCGCCTTCGGGAAAATCGGACCTTGGCCATGAACAGGCTGGATGACATCATCTCCAAGTATGCAATGATGCAAGACAAGACTCAGGAGTGCGAGAGACAGAGGCGACGGGCCCGGCTCCTAGGCACTGCGTCCCGATCTTCAGAGCCCCCCAAAGCCTCCTCGGATTCTGGTGAG GGTCCTAGCGGAATGGCATCCCAGGAGTGCCCTACTACCTCCAAAGCTGAGAcagatgatgacgacgatgaagACGATGAGGAaagtgatgatgatgaggaggaggaggaggaagaggaggaagatgatgaagatgaagaagaagaggaggaggaagaagaagaggccactgaagatgaagatgaggatCTAGAACAGTTGGAGGAAGATCAGGGGGgtgatgaagaaaaggaaggaggag ATAATGAAGGAGATAAGAGTCCCACAACCCCTTCGACCATTTTCCCTAGAAGGAACTCAGAGCCCGAAGAAGGGCTCGGGTCCCCCGAGGAGCAGcagaagagaggacagacagagaTGCTAGCATCACCGCCAGGAGTGCCCCTGGACCCTCCCAGCACCGACGCCGAAAGCAGTGGAGAACAGCTCCAAGAGCGGCTCCTGGGGGACGAGAGTCCTGTGTCCCAGCTTGTTGAGCTAGAGATTGAGGCTTTGCCTGAGCCTACCACCCCTTCCCCCGAGGAAAGGCACATTTCCTCATCCAGGAAAAAGTCAGAAGATTCCTTCCACACCATCTTGGAAAATGGGGCAGCTGTGGTTACCTCTACGTCCTTCAATGGGCGTGTCTCTTCTCGCCCGTGCCGAGATGCCAGTCCCCCGAGCAAGAGATTTCGGAAGGAGAAGAAGCAACTGGGCTCTGGACTGTTAGAAAACAG CTATATAAAAAAGCAGATGGCACAGCAGGGCAGTGGGTGGAAGACAAGTGTCCTGCCTACTTCGTctccctccttggcctctgtggcTCCTGTGGCTGATTCCTCCACGAGGGTGGACTCTCCCAGCCATGACCTGGTGACCAGCTCCCTGTGCAGCTCTTCTCCATCCCTGCTTCTCCCAACCCCCCAGTCTCAGCCTCTCCGGCCCTGTATTTATAAG ACGAGTGTTGGTACACAGTGCGATCCCGAGGAGATCATCGTGCTCTCAGACTCTGATTAG